The DNA segment CCTTGACTTCGACCTTGTTGGCCTTGGCAATGGAACCGAGGTTGTCACCGCGCTTGACCCGATAGGCGCGCTTGAGCTTCGCCACTTCACTTGGGTCGGCCCCGTCGAACACCGGTTTCAGCGAGCGCGGGCTGATCAGTTCTTCAGGTCGCATGGTCTGCAGGCTGGCGGTCAGCAGTTGCGCCTTGGAGGTCGGCACCAGCAGGTGCTGGGGACCATCGATGGTGGTGCGCTGCTTGAATGCCGGGTTGAGCTGGAACAGTTCGTCTTCGTCGATGTTGGCCACCGCGGCGACCTTGGACAGGTCCATGCGCTGGTTGATTTCGACGACCTGGAAATACGGTTCGTTGGCGATCGGGTTGAGATTCACCCCGTACGCTTCCGGGGCCAGTACCACTTGCGACAAGGCCAGCAGTTTGGGCACGTAGGCCTGGGTTTCTGCCGGCAGCGACGACAGGTTCCAGTAGTCGGTTGGCAGACCGAGCTTTTCGTTACGCTCGATGGCGCGGCTGACGGTGCCTTCACCGGCGTTATAGGCGGCCAGGGCCAGCAGCCAGTCACCGTTGAACATGTCATGCAGGCGGGTCAGGTAGTCCATCGCTGCCGTGGTCGAGGCAGTGATATCGCGACGGCCATCATAAAAGCGGGTCTGGCGCAGGTTGTAGTAGCGGCCGGTGGACGGAATGAATTGCCACAGGCCCGAAGCATCGGCCCGGGAGTAGGCCATCGGGTTGTAGGCGCTCTCGATCACTGGCAGCAGGGCCAGTTCCAGCGGCATGTTGCGCTCTTCGAGACGCTCGACGATGTAATGAATGTAGAGACTGCCGCGTTCGCCGGCGTTTTCCAGAAAGGACGGGTTACTGGCAAACCACAGGCGCTGCTGCTCGATGCGCGGGTTGACGCCCAGGCCGTCCTGCAGCTGGAAACCACCGCGCATGCGCTCCCAGATGTCCTGAGGCACCTGCGGACTTGGCTTTTCGCTCAGCCAGATCGGCTTCTGCTTGGCTCGCGCAGCAATGTTCGGCGTATGGCTCGCCTCGGACTGCGGAGCATGGCTGGAGCAGCCCGCCAACGTGGCGGACACAGCGACCGCGATGGCTTGAGCCAGGCGGGTCAACGTGTCTGAATTGACGGACTTACGTATGGATGACGACATTGGCTGGAAGTAAGTTCCGGGCAAAAATGTCGGGCGATTCTAGAAAGCGCACCCCCTGCGGTCAACCATTCAGAATTTTTGTACCAAGTGGTGAGTCACTTAGAACGTATCTTTCCACGCCCGCAGAGCCGCAAAAACCTCACTCGGCGCCCGGTTTTGAGCGCCTGCCCGTTCGTCCACTTTTTGTGTAACTAATGTTTCAGTGGTACGCAAAAACGGATTGGTGAGCTTTTCCAGGGCCAGGGTCGAGGGCAGGGTCATCACGCCTTTTTCCCGTTGTTGGGTGACTTTTTCCAGACGGGCGGCAATGTCCGGGTTACTCGGTTCGACGGCCGCGGCAAATTTCAGATTGCTCAGGGTGTATTCATGGGTGCAATACACCAGCGTATCCTCGGGCAAGCTGGCGAGGCGGCTGAGCGAGTGGTGCATCTGTTCTGGCGTACCTTCGAACAGGCGTCCGCAACCGGCGGCGAACAGGGTGTCGCCGCAAAACAGCAGGCCATGGTGGTAATAGGCGATGTGGCCGAGGGTGTGACCGGGCACCGCATAGACATCGAAGTCCCAGCCGAGGACGCTGACCTTGTCGTTGTCCTTGAGCGCCACGTCGCGCCCCGGGATGTTTTCGCTGGCCGGGCCGTAGACTTTGGCGCCGCTCGCCGCTTTCAGGCGTTCGACGCCGCCGACGTGATCGTGATGGTGATGGGTGATCAGAATGTCGCTCAACACCCAGCCCGGGTGCGCGGCCAGCCAGGCCTGCACCGGTGCGGCATCGCCCGGGTCGACCACGGCGCAGCGCTGGGTGCGGTGATCCTGTAACAACCAGATGTAGTTGTCGGTGAACGCGGGCAGGGCACTGATCTGTATCATCGTCGGAATTCGCCAAGCGGAAAACATTGGCGCATCTTAGAGCTTCTAGCGGCGTTGGAGAATGACATGACCGATAAAGCGTTCGCTCAGGCCGATCCCGACTGGCTGGCGTTGATCGGCGCGGCCCGAGAATGGCTGGCCGGCCCGCTCGGGCAATTTCTGCTGGATGAAGAACGGCGCATGCTCGAGGACGAGTTGGGGCGGTTCTTCGGCGGCTACCTGGTGCATTACGGGCCGTCGGCCCAGACTCCGCCGTCGGCGCCGCAGGTGCAGCGCAACGTGCGGCTCGGCGCGCCATTGCCGGGGGTCGAGATCGTCTGCGAGGAACAGGCCTGGCCATTGAGTGAGCACGCTGCCGACGTGGTGGTGTTGCAGCACGGTCTGGATTTCTGTCTGTCGCCCCACGGTTTGCTGCGCGAAGCGGCAAGCAGCGTGCGCCCCGGCGGGCATCTGCTGATCATCGGCATCAACCCCTGGAGCACCTGGGGCTTGCGCCATGTATTCGCCCACGATGCGTTGCGTCAGGCACGCTGCATCTCGCCATCGCGGGTGGCCGACTGGCTCAATCTGCTGGGCTTTGCGCTGGAGAAACGCCGCTTCGGGTGCTATCGTCCGCCGCTCGCGTCGCCCAAGTGGCAGGCCCGACTGGCCGGCTGGGAACGCAAGGCCGGCGACTGGCAACTGTCGGGCGGTGGCTTCTATTTATTGGTCGCGCGCAAGATCGTGGTTGGCCTGCGTCCGGTGCGTCAGGAGCGCCGCGAGCCGATGGGCAAGCTGATTCCGCTGCCGATGGCCAAGGTCAACCGCCGTCGTATCGAACCGTAAACCTTCTTTTTATAGTGGCCGGACGTGCTCCGGCCGCGGCCATCGTCGATCCGCGATTGACGGGGCCAGGCATTTTTCTGGATAGAGTGGCATGAGCGAAAGCGTCGATAGCGTAGAACTGTTCACCGACGGTGCCTGCAAGGGCAACCCCGGCCCGGGCGGCTGGGGCGCCTTGCTGGTGTGCAAGGGCGTCGAAAAGGAACTGTGGGGCGGCGAAGCCAACACCACCAACAACCGCATGGAACTGCTCGGCGCCATCCGTGGCCTCGAAGCCTTGAAGCGGCCGTGCGAAGTGCTGCTGGTGACCGACTCGCAATACGTGATGAAGGGCATCAACGAGTGGATGGCCAACTGGAAAAAACGCGGCTGGAAGACAGCGGCGAAAGAGCCGGTGAAAAACGCCGACCTGTGGAAAGAGCTGGATGAGCAGGTCAACCGGCACAAGGTCACCTGGAAGTGGGTGCGCGGGCACATTGGTCACCACGGTAACGAACGGGCTGACCAGTTGGCCAACCGTGGGGTGGATGAAGTTCGCGGGTACAAGCAGAGCTGATTCCCTCCGCTGCACCGAGTCGTGGCCTTCGCGAGCAAGCCCGCTCCCACACTGGATCTCCTGCTTACATCAACATTGTGACCACCGCAGATCCTGTGTGGGAGCGGGCTTGCTCGCGAATGGGCGCGACACGGTCTGACTGAAACACCCCCACCGAGCGTGTTAATATCGCCGCTTTTGCACGATTGACCCCGTTGAGAATTGAACACTGATGGCCACCAGATCCGTTGTACTCGATACCGAAACCACCGGCA comes from the Pseudomonas sp. RSB 5.4 genome and includes:
- a CDS encoding LysM peptidoglycan-binding domain-containing protein, with the translated sequence MSSSIRKSVNSDTLTRLAQAIAVAVSATLAGCSSHAPQSEASHTPNIAARAKQKPIWLSEKPSPQVPQDIWERMRGGFQLQDGLGVNPRIEQQRLWFASNPSFLENAGERGSLYIHYIVERLEERNMPLELALLPVIESAYNPMAYSRADASGLWQFIPSTGRYYNLRQTRFYDGRRDITASTTAAMDYLTRLHDMFNGDWLLALAAYNAGEGTVSRAIERNEKLGLPTDYWNLSSLPAETQAYVPKLLALSQVVLAPEAYGVNLNPIANEPYFQVVEINQRMDLSKVAAVANIDEDELFQLNPAFKQRTTIDGPQHLLVPTSKAQLLTASLQTMRPEELISPRSLKPVFDGADPSEVAKLKRAYRVKRGDNLGSIAKANKVEVKDLQRWNKLSGKNLKVGQTLVMQDTTKRAPARNSGRVNTVIAANSKTKGKADSQQQTQYKVKRGDTLYVVAKRFNVEMQHLKRWNPGAGKALKPGQMLTVYQPH
- the rnhA gene encoding ribonuclease HI translates to MSESVDSVELFTDGACKGNPGPGGWGALLVCKGVEKELWGGEANTTNNRMELLGAIRGLEALKRPCEVLLVTDSQYVMKGINEWMANWKKRGWKTAAKEPVKNADLWKELDEQVNRHKVTWKWVRGHIGHHGNERADQLANRGVDEVRGYKQS
- a CDS encoding methyltransferase domain-containing protein — protein: MTDKAFAQADPDWLALIGAAREWLAGPLGQFLLDEERRMLEDELGRFFGGYLVHYGPSAQTPPSAPQVQRNVRLGAPLPGVEIVCEEQAWPLSEHAADVVVLQHGLDFCLSPHGLLREAASSVRPGGHLLIIGINPWSTWGLRHVFAHDALRQARCISPSRVADWLNLLGFALEKRRFGCYRPPLASPKWQARLAGWERKAGDWQLSGGGFYLLVARKIVVGLRPVRQERREPMGKLIPLPMAKVNRRRIEP
- the gloB gene encoding hydroxyacylglutathione hydrolase; this translates as MIQISALPAFTDNYIWLLQDHRTQRCAVVDPGDAAPVQAWLAAHPGWVLSDILITHHHHDHVGGVERLKAASGAKVYGPASENIPGRDVALKDNDKVSVLGWDFDVYAVPGHTLGHIAYYHHGLLFCGDTLFAAGCGRLFEGTPEQMHHSLSRLASLPEDTLVYCTHEYTLSNLKFAAAVEPSNPDIAARLEKVTQQREKGVMTLPSTLALEKLTNPFLRTTETLVTQKVDERAGAQNRAPSEVFAALRAWKDTF